One window of the Pseudomonas lurida genome contains the following:
- a CDS encoding TIGR02285 family protein yields MARRLVQLCLSLLLACGWPLTASAEDTLIWLVRDLPPLTIFEGPRKGQGALDQLLPRLIERLPEYRHQVLHVNRARGTQMLRDPASFTCDPSLLWTPERATYVVFSRQALVVPSNGVTIRRSQQDAMAPFIVDGQFDLQAFLDTPGARVGATAERSYGPAIDERLKHADAHKLALHYGNDALGSLLQMQRLGRLEAVLGYWPEIRYHSLQQGIAADDLSFYPIKGTALYQRTHIACSDTAQGRRAIARIDQVLRDLPLEDAQQTYATWLDPVMREQYLRDTPHFFQDSPEP; encoded by the coding sequence ATGGCTCGTCGGCTCGTTCAGCTATGCCTCAGCCTCCTGCTCGCCTGCGGCTGGCCCCTGACGGCCAGCGCTGAAGACACGCTGATCTGGCTAGTGCGTGACCTGCCACCCCTGACCATTTTCGAAGGCCCACGCAAAGGCCAGGGTGCCCTGGACCAACTGCTACCGAGACTGATCGAACGCCTGCCGGAATATCGGCACCAGGTGCTGCACGTCAACCGCGCGCGGGGCACGCAAATGTTGCGCGATCCCGCCTCGTTCACCTGTGATCCCTCGCTGCTGTGGACGCCGGAACGGGCCACGTACGTGGTGTTTTCTCGCCAGGCACTCGTCGTCCCCAGTAATGGCGTCACGATTCGGCGCAGCCAGCAGGACGCAATGGCGCCGTTTATCGTGGACGGCCAGTTCGATCTACAGGCTTTTCTCGACACCCCAGGAGCGCGCGTGGGTGCCACTGCAGAACGCAGCTATGGTCCGGCTATTGATGAGCGGCTTAAACACGCCGACGCGCACAAGCTGGCGCTCCATTACGGCAATGACGCCCTAGGCAGCTTGCTGCAAATGCAGCGCCTGGGGCGGCTCGAGGCGGTGTTGGGTTACTGGCCGGAAATCCGCTACCACTCGCTGCAACAAGGGATCGCTGCCGATGACCTGAGTTTTTACCCGATCAAAGGCACGGCCCTCTACCAACGCACGCATATTGCCTGCTCGGATACCGCCCAGGGGCGCCGAGCGATTGCACGAATCGACCAGGTGCTGCGCGACCTCCCTCTGGAAGACGCGCAGCAGACCTACGCCACATGGTTGGATCCGGTCATGCGCGAACAGTACCTGCGCGACACCCCGCACTTTTTTCAGGACTCGCCAGAACCGTGA
- a CDS encoding DUF3509 domain-containing protein yields the protein MESISLLLEEALSPYQVTLTTSGVQDECLVTVKNPAGAIVVEREVDRAQLMDKRVLVDVVDCLLRDIKIAEGRLEPSVIAALRNAAQTRSTAVA from the coding sequence ATGGAAAGTATCAGCCTATTGCTCGAAGAAGCACTGAGCCCTTATCAGGTTACGCTGACCACCTCTGGTGTGCAGGACGAATGCCTGGTAACCGTGAAGAATCCTGCCGGCGCGATCGTGGTCGAACGTGAAGTCGATCGCGCACAATTGATGGATAAACGCGTACTGGTGGATGTGGTGGATTGCCTGTTGCGCGACATCAAGATTGCCGAAGGGCGCCTGGAACCCTCGGTCATCGCCGCCTTGCGCAACGCTGCCCAGACCCGCAGCACCGCCGTCGCATGA
- the mprF gene encoding bifunctional lysylphosphatidylglycerol flippase/synthetase MprF: MRANSSEPQDTVTAEQPITPTRLRWLDLVSKYRQPIGLAVTLLLFAIALIACRHLLLELDLYALHDSILEVPRPALLGAFAAAVAGFVILLGYEFSGARYAGVKLPAKTLALGGFTAFAIGNAIGLSMLSGGSVRYRLYARHGIGASEVAHMTVFASLALGCALPPLAALATLSNLPAASTYLHLSQGLLGGIAGAVLLLSAVLCIGIYRRRLPEQPYPDNLLVKAGRRTLRLPGRRLTFLQLIITALDVAAAATVLYMLLPEAPPFGPFLLVYLLALAAGVLSHVPGGVGVFEAILLAAFADKLGAAPLAAALLLYRMIYVVLPLLIACVFLLVNEAQRLFQTQQSLRVASGLAAPVLAVLVFLSGVVLLFSGATPEIDSRLENIGFLIPHRLIDASHFGASLIGVLCLLLAQGLRRRLSAAWMLTMVLLLVGALLSLLKGFDWEEASLMTMTAILLAIFRRSFYRASRLTELPFSPLYLVASVCVLGASIWLLLFAYQDVPYSHQLWWQFTLDANAPRGLRSLLGAAVLLVIVSLTWLLRTARPVIHLPTPDELERASKILMASSQPDGGLALTGDKALLFHPNDEAFLMYARRGRSLVALYDPIGPTQPRAEMIWQFRDLCDIHHARPVFYQVRAENLPYYMDIGLTAIKLGEEARVDLKRFDLEAKGKEMKDLRYTWNRGSRDGLSLEIFEPGTAPMDELKVISDAWLTGKNVREKGFSLGRFSDDYLKHFRIAIIRFEGRPVAFANLLETYNHDLASLDLMRAHPDAPKLTMEFMMVGLIQHYKSHGYARFSLGMVPLSGLQPRRGAPLTQRLGSMVFRRGEQLYNFQGLRRFKDKFQPDWEPRYMAVPAGLDPLVALADTAALIAGGLTGLVKR, translated from the coding sequence ATGCGCGCCAACTCGTCTGAACCACAAGACACTGTCACAGCAGAACAACCGATCACTCCCACTCGCTTGCGTTGGCTGGATCTGGTGAGCAAGTATCGGCAACCCATCGGGCTGGCCGTCACGCTCCTGCTGTTTGCCATCGCCCTGATCGCCTGTCGCCACCTGCTGCTGGAACTCGACCTCTACGCCCTCCACGACTCGATCCTGGAAGTGCCCAGGCCTGCCCTGCTCGGCGCGTTTGCGGCGGCTGTCGCCGGTTTCGTCATTCTGTTGGGCTACGAATTTTCCGGCGCGCGCTACGCGGGGGTAAAACTACCCGCCAAGACATTGGCCCTGGGCGGCTTTACCGCATTTGCCATCGGCAATGCGATTGGCTTGTCGATGTTGTCGGGCGGTTCGGTGCGTTACCGTCTATATGCACGCCATGGCATCGGGGCTTCGGAAGTCGCCCACATGACCGTGTTCGCCAGCCTGGCCCTGGGCTGTGCGCTGCCACCTCTGGCCGCATTGGCGACATTAAGTAACTTGCCGGCGGCATCCACCTACCTGCATCTGTCACAAGGTTTGCTCGGCGGTATTGCTGGCGCCGTGCTGCTGTTGTCGGCGGTGTTGTGCATCGGTATTTATCGCCGCCGCCTGCCCGAACAACCCTACCCGGACAATCTGCTGGTAAAAGCCGGCCGCCGCACCCTGCGCCTGCCTGGCCGACGCTTGACCTTCCTGCAACTGATCATCACCGCGCTGGACGTCGCCGCTGCCGCCACCGTCCTTTATATGTTGCTGCCGGAAGCGCCGCCCTTCGGCCCCTTCCTGCTCGTGTACCTGCTGGCCCTGGCCGCCGGCGTGCTCAGCCATGTACCGGGCGGTGTCGGCGTATTCGAAGCGATCCTGCTGGCGGCCTTCGCGGACAAACTGGGCGCTGCGCCCTTGGCCGCGGCCCTGCTGCTGTATCGCATGATCTACGTGGTGCTACCGCTGCTGATCGCCTGCGTGTTCCTGCTGGTCAACGAAGCGCAGCGCCTGTTCCAGACCCAGCAAAGCCTGCGGGTCGCCTCGGGGCTGGCAGCGCCAGTACTGGCCGTCCTGGTTTTTCTGTCCGGCGTGGTCCTGCTGTTCTCTGGCGCCACGCCCGAAATCGATTCACGCCTGGAAAACATCGGCTTCCTGATTCCCCACCGCCTGATTGACGCCTCGCACTTTGGCGCCAGCCTGATCGGCGTCCTCTGCCTGTTGCTGGCCCAGGGCCTGCGTCGACGCTTGTCGGCCGCCTGGATGCTGACCATGGTGCTGTTGCTGGTGGGTGCCCTGCTCTCGCTGCTCAAAGGTTTCGACTGGGAAGAAGCCAGCCTGATGACCATGACCGCCATCTTGCTGGCGATCTTCCGACGCTCGTTCTACCGTGCCAGTCGCCTCACCGAACTGCCCTTCTCGCCGCTGTACCTGGTGGCCAGTGTCTGCGTGCTGGGGGCCTCGATCTGGCTGCTGCTGTTCGCCTATCAAGATGTGCCGTACAGCCACCAGCTGTGGTGGCAGTTCACCCTGGACGCCAACGCCCCACGGGGCCTGCGCTCGTTGCTGGGCGCCGCCGTGTTGCTGGTGATCGTGTCCCTGACCTGGCTGCTGCGCACCGCGCGCCCGGTGATCCACCTGCCCACCCCTGACGAACTGGAACGCGCCAGCAAGATCCTCATGGCCTCCTCCCAGCCCGACGGTGGCTTGGCGCTCACGGGCGACAAGGCGCTGCTGTTCCACCCCAACGACGAGGCCTTCCTGATGTACGCCCGTCGTGGTCGCAGCCTGGTCGCCCTGTACGACCCCATCGGCCCCACCCAGCCACGGGCCGAAATGATCTGGCAGTTCCGCGACCTGTGCGACATCCACCATGCGCGCCCGGTGTTCTACCAGGTCCGCGCGGAGAACCTGCCGTACTACATGGACATCGGCCTCACCGCGATCAAGCTGGGCGAAGAAGCCCGCGTCGACCTGAAACGCTTTGACCTGGAAGCCAAGGGCAAAGAGATGAAGGACCTGCGCTACACCTGGAACCGTGGCTCGCGAGACGGCCTGTCCCTGGAGATCTTTGAACCGGGCACGGCGCCGATGGACGAACTCAAGGTCATCTCCGATGCGTGGCTGACCGGCAAGAACGTGCGGGAAAAAGGCTTTTCACTGGGACGCTTCAGTGATGACTACCTCAAGCACTTTCGCATTGCGATCATTCGCTTCGAAGGGCGGCCGGTGGCCTTCGCCAACCTGCTCGAGACTTACAACCACGACCTGGCCAGTCTCGACCTGATGCGCGCCCACCCGGACGCGCCCAAGCTGACCATGGAATTCATGATGGTCGGCCTGATTCAACATTATAAGAGTCACGGCTACGCCCGCTTCAGCCTCGGCATGGTGCCATTGTCGGGCCTGCAACCACGACGTGGCGCCCCGCTGACCCAACGCCTGGGCTCAATGGTGTTCCGCCGCGGCGAGCAACTGTATAACTTCCAAGGTTTGCGCCGCTTCAAAGACAAGTTCCAGCCTGACTGGGAACCCCGTTACATGGCCGTGCCCGCAGGACTTGATCCGCTGGTGGCACTGGCCGATACCGCCGCCCTGATCGCGGGCGGCTTGACTGGATTGGTGAAACGCTGA
- a CDS encoding virulence factor family protein, translating into MIRRSWRYVLAFVVLLALILGGGYWYWNRPAPQPTLEQLPQADGSVMTRVTPNGTPKARVAVAVMADETLTDSQLIALSQGGKAQIVQVILPKDDCTLQEQALQSALGQLKGPATLVSGIGPGASLAWRWLATQNDDKANAISVGFAMTQEGCKDPLPKTSAHGNWLVAWNDNPDDDAASFVRDTPRATTSISDYDIHYPQVLNNELRKQLVGSDNGGLAIPVVEVPAGQAKDTVTLFLSGDGGWRDLDRDVAGEMAKIGYPVVGIDTLRYYWQHKTPEQSAKDLTELMQHYRQKWGTKRFVLTGYSFGADVLPAIYNRLPENEQQRVDAIILLAFARTGSFEIEVEGWLGNAGKEAATGPEMAKLPPEKVVCIYGAEEVDESGCTDKTAVGEALKLPGGHHFDENYPALAKRLVDIIVKHQAKDKAE; encoded by the coding sequence ATGATTCGACGCTCCTGGCGGTATGTATTGGCCTTCGTAGTGCTGCTCGCCTTGATCCTGGGTGGCGGCTATTGGTACTGGAACCGCCCTGCCCCGCAGCCGACCCTGGAGCAATTGCCCCAGGCTGACGGTTCGGTCATGACCCGCGTGACCCCGAACGGCACGCCGAAAGCCCGCGTGGCCGTGGCTGTAATGGCCGATGAAACCCTGACTGACAGCCAACTGATTGCCTTGAGCCAGGGCGGCAAGGCGCAAATTGTCCAGGTGATCCTGCCCAAGGACGACTGCACGTTGCAGGAACAGGCGCTGCAAAGCGCCCTGGGCCAGCTCAAGGGCCCGGCCACCCTGGTCAGCGGCATCGGCCCTGGCGCAAGCCTGGCATGGCGCTGGCTGGCCACACAGAACGACGACAAGGCCAACGCCATCTCCGTTGGTTTTGCCATGACCCAGGAAGGCTGCAAGGACCCGCTGCCCAAGACTTCCGCGCACGGCAACTGGCTGGTGGCCTGGAACGACAACCCTGACGATGATGCCGCCAGTTTCGTACGCGACACACCGCGCGCCACCACCAGTATCAGCGACTACGACATTCACTACCCGCAAGTGCTGAACAACGAGTTGCGCAAGCAACTGGTGGGCTCGGACAACGGCGGCCTGGCGATTCCGGTGGTTGAAGTACCGGCAGGCCAAGCCAAGGACACCGTGACCCTGTTCCTCTCCGGCGACGGCGGCTGGCGTGACCTCGACCGTGACGTGGCCGGTGAAATGGCCAAGATCGGCTACCCAGTGGTTGGTATCGACACCCTGCGCTACTACTGGCAGCACAAGACCCCGGAGCAAAGCGCCAAGGACCTTACCGAGCTGATGCAGCACTACCGGCAGAAGTGGGGCACCAAGCGCTTCGTGCTGACCGGTTATTCGTTCGGTGCCGATGTATTGCCGGCCATCTACAACCGCCTGCCGGAAAACGAACAGCAGCGTGTGGATGCGATCATTCTGCTAGCCTTCGCACGCACCGGCAGCTTCGAGATCGAAGTGGAAGGTTGGCTGGGCAACGCGGGCAAAGAAGCCGCCACAGGCCCGGAAATGGCCAAGCTGCCGCCTGAGAAAGTGGTGTGCATCTATGGTGCAGAAGAAGTCGACGAGAGCGGCTGCACGGACAAGACAGCCGTAGGCGAGGCGTTGAAGCTGCCAGGTGGGCATCACTTCGACGAGAACTACCCAGCGCTGGCCAAGCGGTTGGTGGACATCATCGTCAAGCACCAGGCCAAGGACAAGGCCGAGTAA
- a CDS encoding CaiB/BaiF CoA transferase family protein, with product MSFNAKPLAGLKVIELGTLIAGPFAARICAEFGAEVIKVESPDGGDPLRKWRKLYEGTSLWWFVQARNKQSLTLNLKHPDGLAILKQLLADADILIENFRPGVLEKLGLSWETLHALNPKLVMVRLSGFGQTGPMKDQPGFGAVGESMGGLRYITGFEDRPPVRTGISIGDSIAALWAVIGALMALRHREVNGGLGQVVDVALYEAIFAMMESMIPEFDVFGFIRERTGNIMPGITPSSIHTSADGKHVQIGANGDAIFKRFMSAIGREDLANDPGLSSNDGRDSRRDELYGVIDRWVNSLPLEQVVDLLNKAQVPASRIYSAEDMLGDPQFLAREMFLKAQLPDGKDFKMPGIVPKLSDTPGSCEWVGPQLGEHNSAVLGGLGYDAAAIARLREEGAI from the coding sequence ATGTCGTTTAATGCCAAACCACTTGCCGGCCTGAAGGTCATCGAACTCGGCACCCTCATCGCGGGCCCGTTCGCCGCTCGTATCTGTGCGGAATTCGGCGCCGAGGTGATCAAGGTCGAATCGCCGGACGGCGGCGACCCCCTGCGCAAATGGCGCAAGCTGTACGAGGGCACTTCACTGTGGTGGTTCGTGCAGGCGCGCAACAAGCAATCGCTGACGCTGAACCTCAAGCACCCGGACGGCCTGGCCATCCTCAAGCAATTGCTGGCGGACGCCGACATCCTGATCGAGAACTTCCGCCCCGGCGTGCTGGAAAAGCTCGGCCTAAGCTGGGAAACCCTGCACGCGCTCAACCCCAAGCTGGTGATGGTGCGCCTCTCCGGTTTCGGCCAGACCGGTCCGATGAAAGACCAGCCAGGGTTCGGGGCGGTGGGTGAGTCCATGGGCGGCCTGCGTTACATCACCGGTTTCGAAGACCGCCCGCCGGTGCGCACCGGCATTTCCATTGGCGATTCGATTGCTGCGTTGTGGGCGGTGATCGGTGCGCTGATGGCGCTGCGTCATCGCGAGGTCAACGGCGGCCTGGGCCAGGTGGTGGATGTGGCACTGTATGAAGCCATCTTCGCCATGATGGAAAGCATGATCCCGGAGTTCGACGTGTTCGGCTTCATTCGCGAACGCACCGGCAACATCATGCCCGGCATCACACCGTCCTCGATCCACACCAGCGCCGATGGCAAGCATGTGCAGATCGGCGCCAACGGCGATGCGATCTTCAAGCGTTTCATGTCCGCCATTGGCCGCGAAGACTTGGCCAATGACCCGGGACTAAGCAGTAATGACGGGCGCGACAGCCGCCGTGACGAGCTGTATGGGGTGATTGATCGCTGGGTGAATTCGTTGCCGCTGGAGCAGGTGGTCGACCTGCTGAATAAAGCCCAAGTGCCTGCCAGCCGGATCTACAGTGCCGAGGACATGCTCGGTGACCCGCAATTTCTCGCCAGGGAAATGTTCCTCAAGGCCCAGCTTCCCGACGGCAAAGACTTCAAGATGCCGGGCATCGTGCCCAAGCTCTCGGACACGCCGGGCAGCTGCGAATGGGTGGGGCCACAGTTGGGCGAACACAACAGCGCGGTGCTGGGCGGGCTCGGTTATGACGCTGCCGCCATTGCGCGTTTGCGCGAGGAAGGCGCGATCTGA
- the dinB gene encoding DNA polymerase IV, producing the protein MTQRKIIHVDCDCFYAAIEMRDDPSLAQKPLAVGGSADRRGVIATCNYEARAYGVRSAMSSRHALKLCPDLTIVKPRMDAYKEASKEIQTIFRDYTDLIEPLSLDEAYLDVSDSPHFGGSATRIAQDIRRRVSNQLHITVSAGVAPNKFLAKIASDWKKPNGLFVITPDQVEDFVSQLRVSKLHGVGKVTADKLARLGIEDCLQLREWNKLALVREFGSFGERLWSLARGIDDRAVQNDSRRQSISVENTYDVDLPDLTSCLAKLPELMDTLAGRMARIDSSYRAGKPFVKVKFHDFTQTTLEQAGAGRDLESYQQLLTQAFNRGGKPVRLLGIGVRLLDLSNGNEQLEFSW; encoded by the coding sequence ATGACGCAGCGCAAAATCATCCACGTCGACTGTGATTGCTTCTACGCCGCCATCGAGATGCGCGATGACCCGAGCCTGGCGCAAAAGCCGCTGGCAGTGGGCGGCTCGGCGGACCGGCGCGGGGTGATTGCCACCTGCAACTACGAGGCGCGGGCCTATGGTGTGCGATCGGCCATGTCCTCGCGCCACGCCTTGAAGCTGTGCCCGGACCTGACGATCGTCAAGCCGCGTATGGATGCCTATAAGGAAGCGTCGAAGGAAATCCAGACGATCTTTCGCGACTACACCGACCTGATCGAACCGTTGTCGCTGGATGAAGCTTATCTGGACGTATCCGACAGCCCGCATTTTGGCGGCAGCGCCACGCGTATTGCCCAAGACATTCGCCGTCGCGTGTCCAACCAATTGCATATCACCGTGTCTGCCGGTGTGGCGCCAAACAAGTTCCTGGCGAAGATTGCCAGCGACTGGAAGAAACCCAATGGGTTGTTCGTGATCACGCCGGACCAGGTTGAAGACTTTGTCTCGCAGCTACGTGTGAGCAAGTTGCACGGCGTGGGCAAGGTCACGGCGGACAAGCTAGCGCGCCTGGGAATCGAAGACTGCTTGCAGTTGCGCGAATGGAACAAGCTGGCGCTGGTGCGCGAATTTGGCAGTTTTGGTGAGCGGCTGTGGAGCCTGGCGCGTGGGATCGATGATCGTGCGGTGCAGAACGACAGTCGCCGGCAATCGATCAGTGTGGAAAATACCTACGACGTGGACCTGCCGGATCTCACAAGCTGCCTGGCCAAACTCCCCGAGCTAATGGACACCCTGGCGGGGCGCATGGCGCGCATCGACAGCAGTTACCGTGCGGGCAAGCCGTTCGTAAAAGTGAAGTTTCATGATTTTACCCAGACGACGCTTGAGCAGGCGGGGGCAGGGCGAGATCTGGAGAGTTATCAACAGCTGCTGACGCAGGCCTTCAATCGCGGCGGGAAGCCGGTACGGTTGCTGGGGATTGGGGTGCGGTTGCTGGATTTGAGCAACGGCAACGAACAGCTTGAGTTTTCCTGGTAG
- a CDS encoding YaeQ family protein, with the protein MAQPSTTYKFELNLTDLDRSVYESVKQTIARHPSETEERMTVRLLAYALWYNEQLAFGRGLSDVDEPALWEKSLDDRVLHWIEVGQPDADRLTWCSRRTERTSLLAYGSLRVWEGKVVPVANNLKNVHIAAVPQEVLETLAKDMPRVIKWDVMISEGTIFVTDDRGQHEVQLQWLVGERG; encoded by the coding sequence ATGGCCCAGCCGTCCACGACCTACAAATTCGAACTCAACCTCACTGACCTCGACCGCTCGGTGTATGAGAGCGTCAAGCAGACCATCGCTCGCCACCCTTCGGAAACCGAAGAGCGCATGACCGTGCGTCTGTTGGCCTACGCCCTCTGGTACAACGAGCAGTTGGCGTTCGGCCGTGGCCTGTCAGATGTAGACGAGCCAGCCCTGTGGGAAAAAAGCCTGGATGACCGGGTCCTGCACTGGATCGAAGTCGGCCAGCCCGATGCCGACCGCCTCACCTGGTGCTCGCGCCGCACCGAACGCACCAGCTTGCTGGCTTATGGCAGCCTGCGTGTGTGGGAAGGCAAAGTGGTACCGGTGGCCAATAACCTGAAAAACGTACACATCGCCGCTGTTCCCCAGGAAGTCCTCGAGACCCTGGCCAAGGACATGCCGCGTGTCATCAAGTGGGACGTAATGATCAGCGAAGGCACGATCTTCGTGACTGATGATCGCGGCCAGCACGAAGTACAACTGCAATGGCTGGTTGGCGAGCGCGGCTGA
- the recJ gene encoding single-stranded-DNA-specific exonuclease RecJ codes for MRIDPRPLPAVLPFLGELPPLLTRLYAARGVQSEAELDKSLARLIPYQQLKGIDAAVDLLVTALEQRQRILIVGDFDADGATASTVGTLGLRLLGAAHVDYLVPNRFEYGYGLTPEIVAVALQREPQLLITVDNGISSVEGVAAAKAAGLQVLVTDHHLPGDELPAADAIVNPNQPGCEFPSKALAGVGVIFYVLMALRARLRSLGWYENTPQPNIGELLDLVALGSVADVVPLDANNRILVHQGLERIRAGRARPGIKAILEVAKRDAARITSTDLGFILGPRLNAAGRLDDMSLGIECLLTTDVAAAREMAAQLDGMNQDRKSIEQGMQREALAQLKDLPVESMPYGLCLFDPEWHQGVIGILASRMKERYFRPTIAFADAGDGLLKGSGRSVQGFHIRDALAVVASQHPNLIAKYGGHAMAAGLTLPEENFPLFAEAFDAEVRRQLREEDLTGRLLSDGTLAVEEFHLELARALRHAGPWGQHFPEPLFHGVFQLVEQRVVGERHLKVVLKSECGSVKLDGIAFGVDREVWPNPTVRWVELAYKLDVNEFRGNETVQLMIAHIEPR; via the coding sequence ATGCGTATTGATCCTCGCCCGTTGCCTGCCGTCCTGCCGTTTCTCGGTGAACTGCCACCGCTGTTGACCCGTCTCTACGCCGCACGCGGGGTGCAGTCCGAGGCCGAGCTGGACAAAAGCCTGGCGCGGTTGATTCCCTATCAGCAGCTCAAGGGGATCGATGCGGCGGTGGACCTGCTGGTGACGGCGCTGGAGCAGCGTCAGCGCATCCTTATCGTGGGTGACTTCGACGCCGATGGCGCCACCGCCAGTACGGTAGGCACCCTGGGCCTGCGCTTGCTCGGTGCGGCGCACGTCGACTACCTGGTGCCCAACCGCTTTGAATACGGCTACGGCCTGACCCCTGAAATCGTCGCAGTGGCGCTGCAGCGCGAGCCGCAGTTGCTGATCACTGTGGACAACGGCATCTCCAGCGTCGAAGGCGTGGCGGCGGCGAAAGCGGCGGGGTTGCAAGTGCTGGTGACCGACCACCACTTGCCCGGCGATGAATTGCCGGCGGCGGATGCCATCGTCAACCCGAACCAACCCGGTTGTGAGTTTCCGAGCAAGGCCCTGGCCGGCGTCGGCGTGATCTTCTACGTGCTGATGGCCCTGCGGGCGCGCCTGCGCAGCTTGGGCTGGTACGAGAACACGCCCCAGCCCAACATCGGCGAGTTGCTCGACCTGGTCGCCCTGGGCAGCGTCGCCGACGTGGTGCCCCTGGACGCCAACAACCGCATCCTGGTGCATCAAGGCCTGGAGCGCATCCGCGCCGGTCGTGCGCGGCCGGGCATCAAGGCGATCCTTGAAGTGGCCAAGCGCGATGCCGCACGTATCACCTCCACCGACCTGGGCTTTATCCTCGGGCCGCGGCTGAATGCTGCCGGGCGCCTGGATGACATGAGCCTGGGGATCGAATGCCTGCTCACCACCGACGTTGCCGCCGCCCGTGAAATGGCCGCGCAACTGGATGGCATGAACCAGGACCGTAAATCCATTGAGCAAGGCATGCAGCGTGAGGCCTTGGCCCAGCTCAAGGACCTGCCGGTGGAGTCGATGCCTTACGGCCTGTGCCTGTTCGACCCGGAATGGCACCAAGGTGTGATCGGGATTCTGGCGTCGCGCATGAAAGAGCGCTATTTCCGCCCGACCATCGCCTTCGCCGATGCCGGTGACGGCCTGCTCAAGGGCTCAGGCCGCTCTGTGCAGGGGTTTCATATCCGTGATGCCCTGGCGGTGGTGGCGAGTCAGCACCCCAACCTGATCGCCAAATACGGCGGCCACGCCATGGCGGCCGGCCTGACACTGCCTGAGGAAAACTTCCCACTGTTTGCCGAAGCGTTTGACGCTGAAGTACGTCGGCAACTGCGCGAAGAAGACCTCACCGGGCGGCTGCTGTCCGACGGCACACTGGCGGTGGAAGAGTTCCATCTGGAGCTGGCCCGTGCATTGCGGCATGCCGGGCCTTGGGGGCAGCACTTTCCCGAGCCGTTGTTCCACGGCGTCTTTCAGTTGGTGGAACAGCGCGTAGTGGGCGAGCGGCACTTGAAGGTCGTGCTCAAGAGTGAGTGCGGGTCTGTGAAGCTCGATGGCATTGCCTTTGGGGTGGACCGTGAGGTCTGGCCTAACCCGACTGTGCGTTGGGTGGAATTGGCCTACAAGCTGGATGTGAACGAGTTTAGGGGCAATGAAACCGTGCAGTTGATGATCGCGCATATCGAACCGCGCTAG